The Brachyhypopomus gauderio isolate BG-103 chromosome 2, BGAUD_0.2, whole genome shotgun sequence genome contains a region encoding:
- the znf518b gene encoding uncharacterized protein znf518b — protein MKMNSVGLQQNFILFVENKNKEANINRRLCCEKCRFSTKDVELFERHVAHHEEVTFSCTLCSHVSYSRVESQRHSVKHKGSFPYRCNWCDYGAVRRDYMVKHIQRIHGKSADGGFTTDCAKEHLSQKGTTDLCSDTPRKFASCSKVKKPYPFLSVNQPRASAPYIAAKPVHQMTSNQTRMIYSTANQSLTASVVPITKTQIYSVPGPADSVTEVTQDIRTQPSVLVDEGDQNAGKINEYVERFAGKMSLEKNASPSALPRVHLGIYTDRTVPQRPQLQSHIPATAEKVVLQPKTIPKLQVGLPVGNNTPLKAFLSNTLESITHRTAEVRTVEGTPARQRQVHSGAVRNIPVVQEVQWSVPSGAHPSMPMEHFGLGASSIPHGTLSTEKLNRQKTHPSLPEKPSLEKLKSITQSSVQVELLAPLNQPIQHNRPLTVSCPEEITIPAGCLVELVEVKNVSGTRELELRLVPQLPDALPVGGLRGTTATSAAGRLSFKCRVTTEDDQQARLDHGATHKNGVPESEVKESLLKAHSTDITATIKDEPEVNENALCSKTIVSETSASLKAAFQCASRSVSKPAPYPSGSGRFNLQPHTAHTLVTNTPELVTPVLQMTSAHKTTSCSAASQSITTEGVKCDLRAVQALPNKREGAESYEGLPVISSVFSLCPVPEATLSQIHTGVGISDKHTGEALTSSNVRTNGNVKNVNDLAVFKHELKTEEETESSTKIVQNCSQKLVENEDKHTIYKEDTNISQGLVPETPDNMLEKSAQTCANDLKDQTGWKHESDARGIAASGPALNKNFTTQPNEKAETKQKVEDHVPVQRESSPASPMNPRVALVRIPRLESYSVLESAKNITDKLVEEESVTARPVLCCTSNQQNLQGTAIKLVLKRKRSETENKDSEQDFQPGLTFFDVHQHKKHKKGKKKAKKHRASKVRLDFHQLLQKSKVAKLWLTPLKEDQLVKLPGPNQPVVVLNHPNPPVQMVSTGDQTLKDYKWITSVHGLCPQPIKQCPSFIMKLKKVQGQKYQVTELVLKGVSEKMIL, from the coding sequence ATGAAAATGAATTCGGTTGGTTTACAACAAAATTTCATCTTGTTTGTGGAAAATAAGAACAAAGAAGCAAACATAAACAGGCGTCTCTGTTGTGAGAAATGCCGCTTTTCAACCAAGGATGTTGAACTGTTTGAAAGGCACGTGGCCCACCACGAGGAGGTGACCTTCTCCTGCACGCTCTGTAGCCACGTTTCATACTCAAGAGTGGAGTCCCAGCGGCACAGTGTTAAACACAAAGGCTCGTTTCCATACAGGTGTAATTGGTGTGACTACGGAGCAGTCAGGAGGGATTACATGGTAAAACACATTCAGAGAATACATGGGAAGTCTGCAGATGGGGGTTTCACCACTGACTGTGCAAAAGAACACTTGTCTCAAAAAGGAACAACTGATCTTTGCTCTGACACACCAAGAAAGTTTGCGAGCTGTTCAAAGGTAAAGAAGCCTTATCCGTTCCTTAGTGTAAATCAGCCAAGGGCAAGTGCACCGTACATTGCTGCCAAACCTGTTCATCAAATGACCAGTAACCAGACTCGTATGATTTACAGTACAGCCAACCAGTCGCTCACAGCTTCTGTCGTTCCCATTACTAAAACACAGATATATAGTGTACCTGGTCCTGCTGATTCAGTGACTGAAGTTACACAGGACATTAGGACTCAACCAAGTGTTCTTGTTGATGAAGGAGATCAAAATGCAGGTAAAATCAATGAGTATGTTGAGAGGTTTGCAGGAAAAATGTCCTTGGAAAAGAATGCCTCCCCGAGTGCACTTCCCAGAGTTCATTTGGGCATCTATACAGACCGCACTGTTCCACAGAGGCCACAGCTTCAGAGTCACATACCAGCTACTGCAGAGAAGGTGGTCCTTCAACCAAAAACAATCCCAAAACTTCAGGTTGGTCTGCCAGTTGGGAACAATACTCCTTTAAAAGCATTTCTTAGCAATACATTGGAGTCCATTACCCACAGGACTGCTGAAGTTCGGACTGTGGAGGGAACTCCAGCTAGACAGAGGCAAGTTCATTCAGGAGCTGTACGAAATATTCCAGTGGTCCAGGAAGTGCAATGGTCTGTTCCCTCTGGAGCACATCCCAGCATGCCCATGGAACATTTTGGGCTGGGAGCATCATCCATCCCACATGGGACTCTGAGCACAGAAAAACTCAATCGACAAAAGACTCATCCCAGCTTACCTGAGAAGCCATCTTTAGAGAAGTTAAAGTCAATTACACAGTCCAGTGTCCAAGTGGAATTGCTAGCTCCTTTAAACCAGCCGATCCAACACAACAGACCCCTGACGGTGTCATGTCCTGAAGAGATTACCATTCCTGCTGGCTGTCTTGTTGAATTAGTGGAGGTCAAAAATGTAAGCGGGACTCGAGAATTGGAGCTTCGCTTAGTCCCACAGCTGCCAGATGCCCTTCCTGTGGGGGGGTTGAGGGGCACCACTGCAACTAGCGCAGCAGGCCGGCTCTCCTTCAAGTGCAGAGTTACAACGGAGGATGATCAGCAAGCAAGACTGGACCATGGAGCCACACATAAAAATGGCGTTCCTGAGTCTGAGGTAAAGGAATCTCTCCTAAAGGCACATTCTACAGATATCACAGCAACTATAAAAGATGAGCCTGAGGTCAATGAGAATGCACTTTGTTCCAAGACCATTGTATCAGAGACTTCAGCATCTTTGAAGGCAGCATTCCAATGTGCGTCAAGATCAGTGTCAAAACCAGCACCTTACCCTTCAGGGTCAGGAAGGTTTAATCTTCAACCACATACTGCTCACACACTTGTTACAAATACACCAGAACTAGTGACTCCAGTACTCCAGATGACCAGTGCACACAAGACCACTTCCTGTAGTGCAGCCAGCCAGAGCATCACAACTGAAGGTGTTAAGTGTGACTTAAGAGCTGTGCAAGCTTTACCAAACAAACGTGAAGGTGCAGAATCTTATGAGGGCCTTCCTGTGATTTCGTCTGTTTTCTCACTGTGCCCTGTTCCGGAAGCAACTTTGAGTCAGATTCACACCGGTGTTGGGATTTCAGATAAACATACTGGAGAGGCCCTGACATCTTCAAATGTGAGAACAAatggaaatgtaaaaaatgtaaatgactTAGCAGTGTTtaaacatgaactgaaaacagAAGAAGAAACAGAATCCTCGACTAAAATAGTTCAAAACTGTAGTCAGAAACTAGTGGAGAACGAGGATAAACATACAATATACAAAGAAGATACCAATATATCTCAAGGGTTAGTACCTGAGACACCAGATAACATGTTAGAGAAGAGTGCCCAAACATGCGCTAATGATCTGAAGGACCAGACTGGTTGGAAGCATGAGTCAGATGCTCGTGGAATAGCAGCATCAGGTCCTGCACTGAATAAGAATTTTACCACACAACCCAATGAAAAGGCAGAAACCAAGCAGAAGGTAGAAGACCATGTACCTGTGCAAAGGGAGAGTTCTCCTGCCTCACCCATGAACCCTAGAGTAGCTTTGGTCAGGATTCCAAGATTAGAGTCTTATTCAGTTTTAGAATCTGCAAAGAACATTACAGATAAATTAGTTGAGGAGGAAAGCGTGACGGCTCGACCGGTTCTCTGCTGCACTTCAAATCAGCAGAACCTGCAGGGGACGGCCATTAAGCTGGTCCTGAAGAGGAAACGCTCAGAAACTGAAAACAAGGATTCAGAGCAAGACTTCCAGCCAGGTCTGACATTCTTTGATGTACATCAacacaaaaaacataaaaaaggaAAGAAGAAGGCAAAGAAGCACAGGGCATCTAAGGTCAGGTTAGATTTTCATCAGTTATTGCAGAAAAGTAAAGTGGCAAAGCTGTGGTTAACTCCATTAAAGGAAGATCAGCTGGTCAAACTTCCTGGACCAAATCAACCTGTGGTAGTCCTGAACCACCCAAACCCtccagtgcagatggtgagcacAGGAGATCAGACTCTGAAGGACTATAAATGGATCACTTCGGTCCATGGCTTGTGTCCCCAACCCATAAAGCAGTGTCCTTCATTCATAATGAAACTGAAGAAAGTCCAGGGGCAGAAATATCAAGTCACAGAGCTTGTCCTAAAAGGAGTCTCTGAAAAGATGATCTTATAA